The following are encoded in a window of Aromatoleum petrolei genomic DNA:
- the tig gene encoding trigger factor, with translation MQTNQETQGALERRIDMSVSMAEIDKEVDARLKRMARTVKMPGFRPGKVPLKIVAQTYESQARSEAIGAAVEKAFGDSVREQNLRVAGYPRIEPKDAATEGTLSFSAVFEVYPQVELGDLSQSKIERPVLSVGDAEVDKTIEVLRKQRTRFETAERAAADGDRVVIDFAGRKDGELFDGGQAQDFPFVIGAGSMLKDFETAVTGLAAGESKTFDMTFPEDYHAANLAGQTVQFEVTVKRVEAAVLPAVDADLARALGVADGDLAKLRDEVRANLEREVKRRIQAKVKEQVMDALLAANPIEVPKALIDAESRQLAENAKRDLEMRGMKTKDIPVEPAWFADQAVRRVKLGLIMAELVKAKELYAKPEQVRALVEEMAQSYEDPSELVRWYYAQPERLAQAEAVVIEDNVVEWVSSQAQTSDNAVSFDELMGNNAA, from the coding sequence ATGCAGACCAACCAGGAAACGCAGGGCGCGCTGGAGCGCCGCATCGACATGTCCGTGTCCATGGCCGAGATCGACAAGGAAGTCGATGCTCGCCTCAAGCGCATGGCGCGTACCGTGAAGATGCCGGGTTTCCGGCCTGGCAAGGTGCCGCTCAAGATCGTCGCCCAGACCTACGAGTCGCAGGCGCGTTCGGAGGCGATCGGTGCTGCGGTCGAAAAGGCGTTCGGCGACTCCGTGCGCGAACAGAACCTGCGCGTCGCCGGCTACCCCCGGATCGAGCCGAAGGACGCCGCGACCGAGGGCACGCTGTCGTTCAGTGCCGTGTTCGAAGTCTATCCGCAGGTGGAGCTGGGCGACCTGTCGCAGAGCAAGATCGAGCGTCCGGTGCTGTCGGTCGGCGATGCCGAAGTCGACAAGACCATCGAAGTGCTGCGCAAGCAGCGCACCCGTTTCGAGACCGCCGAGCGCGCCGCCGCTGACGGCGATCGCGTGGTGATCGATTTCGCCGGCCGCAAGGACGGCGAGCTGTTCGACGGCGGCCAGGCGCAGGACTTCCCCTTCGTCATCGGTGCCGGCTCGATGCTCAAGGACTTCGAGACGGCCGTGACGGGCCTCGCCGCGGGCGAAAGCAAGACCTTCGACATGACCTTCCCCGAGGACTACCACGCGGCTAACCTCGCCGGCCAGACGGTCCAGTTCGAAGTCACCGTGAAGCGCGTCGAGGCAGCCGTCCTGCCGGCGGTCGATGCCGATCTCGCTCGTGCGCTGGGCGTTGCCGATGGCGACCTCGCCAAGCTGCGCGACGAAGTTCGCGCCAACCTCGAGCGTGAGGTGAAGCGCCGCATCCAGGCCAAGGTCAAGGAACAGGTCATGGACGCGCTGCTGGCGGCCAACCCGATCGAGGTGCCGAAGGCGCTGATCGACGCAGAGAGCCGTCAATTGGCCGAGAACGCCAAGCGCGACCTCGAGATGCGTGGCATGAAGACCAAGGACATCCCGGTCGAGCCCGCCTGGTTTGCCGATCAGGCCGTGCGCCGCGTCAAGCTGGGCCTGATCATGGCTGAACTCGTGAAGGCCAAGGAACTCTACGCCAAGCCGGAGCAGGTGCGTGCACTGGTTGAGGAGATGGCCCAGAGCTACGAAGATCCGTCGGAACTGGTACGCTGGTATTACGCGCAGCCGGAGCGTCTCGCGCAGGCCGAGGCCGTCGTGATCGAGGACAACGTGGTCGAGTGGGTCAGCTCCCAGGCCCAGACCAGCGATAACGCGGTTTCGTTCGACGAACTGATGGGTAACAACGCGGCCTGA